One stretch of Maylandia zebra isolate NMK-2024a linkage group LG13, Mzebra_GT3a, whole genome shotgun sequence DNA includes these proteins:
- the LOC101486407 gene encoding glutathione S-transferase omega-1, giving the protein MSTEKCFANGSAAPGPVPKGHIRLYSMRFCPFAQRTRLVLNAKGITYDTVNIHLKDKPDWFLEKNPLGLVPTLETPAGEVIYESPITCEYLDEVYPEKKLLPSSPFAKAQQKMMLEHFSKVTPYFYKIPMGRRNGEDVSGLEAELKEKLAKLSKDLANKKTKFFGGDSITMIDYMMWPWFERLETFELQHCLDGTPELKKWTERMREDPAVKATMYSTDTYKAFYKTYVDGKPDYDYGL; this is encoded by the exons ATGTCCACTGAAAAATGTTTCGCTAATG GTAGTGCCGCACCTGGTCCAGTGCCCAAAGGCCACATTAGACTGTACAGCATGAGGTTCTGCCCTTTTGCCCAGAGGACCAGATTAGTGTTGAATGCCAAAGGAATCAC ATATGACACCGTCAACATCCACCTGAAAGACAAACCAGACTGGTTTCTTGAGAAGAATCCTCTTGGTCTTGTCCCAACGCTTGAGACACCTGCTGGTGAGGTGATATACGAGTCACCCATCACCTGTGAATACCTGGATGAAGTTTACCCTGAAAAGAAGCTGCTTCCCTCCTCTCCCTTTGCTAAGGCTCAGCAAAAGATGATGCTGGAGCACTTTTCCAAA GTGACACCATACTTCTACAAGATCCCAATGGGTAGAAGGAATGGAGAGGATGTCTCTGGACTGGAAgctgaactgaaagaaaaattagCCAAATTAAGTAAG GACCTTGCTAACAAGAAGACCAAGTTCTTTGGTGGTGATTCCATAACAATGATTGACTACATGATGTGGCCTTGGTTTGAGAGGCTGGAGACCTTTGAGTTGCAACA CTGTCTGGATGGTACACCTGAGCTGAAGAAGTGGACAGAGCGCATGCGGGAGGATCCAGCTGTTAAAGCCACCATGTACAGCACAGACACCTACAAGGCCTTCTACAAGACCTATGTTGATGGGAAACCTGACTATGACTATGGCCTGTAG